One window from the genome of Rhodococcus sp. ABRD24 encodes:
- a CDS encoding non-ribosomal peptide synthetase has product MSEQSRELNGSDGDERKRTRRPRPERRQRPARRARSRSTTLPQLLAMAVERDPSAIALVCGDRARSYADLDQWSSRLARVLIEQGIGPGDCVAVAVPRSIESVSSVWGVAKSGAAYVPVDPNYPADRVAHMVTDSGVVLGLTTAESRDSLPDSVEWLVLDEDFERALSERSPEPISFADRTRMLADADPAYVIYTSGSTGRPKGVVVTQAGLGDFCAEQVRRYQLTPAARTLHFASPSFDASVLELLLAVGAGSTMVIAPPTVYGGDDLAELIATQRVTHGFVTPAALASVDPTGLDTFLDVVVGGEACPPELVSRWAIAGRRFFNGYGPTETTIMTAISDPLTPGESITIGGPTQGMALAVLDDRLRPAPVGVAGELYVCGPGVARGYHDRFALTAERFVACPFGEPGTRMYRTGDLVRWNANQQLEYVGRSDFQVKIRGFRIELGEIEAALTDHDDVDFAAVLAHESVTGSKVLVAYVRYVAGRTVDTSALLGFVGRSLPRHMVPSTVMVLDEIPLTPVGKLDRQALPAPVFEAREFRAPVTPAQNLVASVFADVLDAPRVGLDDDFFELGGNSLIATQVVSRLSAAVDAQIPVRAVFEASTVEALAALVSERTGSGARKALVAGPRPERIPLSLAQQRLWFLNRFDPESSAYNIPLVLRMSGSLDEDALQTAVADVVARHEVLRTVYPTFDGVCFQQVLEVGLGIPDLDPADVPEGELLDRVTDWVRTPFDVTNEVPLRARLFRLAEDDYVLAVVVHHIAGDGFSMGPLSRDVMTAYAARATGQAPGWAPLQVQYADYALWQREVLGSDDDPDSVLSRQIGYWTNALAGLPDVLDLPLDRPRPAIASGRGATRTVRLDADVHAGVEELARAHGATPFMVVHAALAVLLARYTGTGDIVVGTPVAGRGEAALDDLIGMFVGTLVLRAAVDDDLGFVDLLAAVRDTDLAAFEHADLPFERLVEAVDPVRSQSYSPLFQVSLAFQNLDRSAFALGELSIEAVDASVATTQFDLDFVCADLHDDSGHAAGIDVHLTYATDLFDEPTARRLVDGLSRILADVVARPDVRIGLLEIEDPAERRALVAASGDAVRVVEPGTLVDLLDAQVAARPDAPALSFEGESLTYREFDIRVNRLARFLIAQGVGTESLVGLALERSFEMLVAMYAIVKAGGAYVPIDPEHPAERIAYVSSSAAPELVLTTSAYTAVLPDGQRHVELDGLELDEYDAAPVTDADRLRPLRETNTAYVIYTSGSTGRPKGVSIGHAAIVNQLRWLADEYAVTAADRIMQRAPFTFDVSVWECFLPSSVGAHLVITRPGGHRELDYLASLMREYRITVAEFVPSVLAALLAEGEGDALASLRHLFAGGEELTAELADELRAHCSGALHNTYGPTEAAITTTYHELTGPPGASVPIGRPVWNTRAHVLDARLRPVPIGVAGELYLAGAQLARGYHRRADLTADRFVASPFDAGRRMYRTGDLVRWTNEGELVYLGRTDFQVKIRGLRIELGEIESALASQPGVAQAAVVAVADDRLVGYVVADHSVGDLDASELRSAAARMLPSYMVPAAVVVLAEFPLSSAGKLDRKALPAPVFESKAFREPSTPAETIVAGVFADLLGVDRVGLDDDFFELGGNSLVATQVVSRLGAAVDARVPVRVMFEASTVEELAQRLPALSATGGRVPLAPQPRPERIPLSLAQQRMWFLNRLDPDSAVNNVPIAIRLSGNLDVEALRAAMLDVVQRHESLRTYYPQIDGVGFQEIVPADGAVTLTVEHVTESETVARVAELVTTGFDVTATVPVRAAVLEIAETERVLVLVLHHIAADGFSMGPLTRDVMTAYAVRSAGAAPQWAPMPVQYADYALWQRTALGSEDDPESTIAKQVGYWRTALTGLPDQLDLPTDRPRPAIASNRGATYEFSIDAALASAVDGLARKHGATPFMVVHAALAVLLARLSGTTDIAIGTPVAGRGEAELDDLIGMFVNTLVLRADVRGDRPFAELLAQVRASDLAAFEHADVPFERLVEVLNPERSQARHPLFQVALAFQSIEQPSLELPGLTVSGVDFDVALAKFDLQVTVADTVDADTAQTGMVVALTYATDLFDESSMRLFGERFVRILESVAADAARPVGDLELLSVVERDQLTRIAGPAVPHRETLAGILTRSASSNPDGAALSCDATTLTYRELDERSSTLARELIAAGVGPESVVALSFPRSWEMVLCVWAVAKTGAAFVPVDPTYPSDRVSHMVTDSGAVLGIAADTGALPEAVQWWSLHDLERQAAAQGRSAEPVGDADRTAPLRLDHVAYVIYTSGSTGRPKGVAVTHRGLSGLVDQSVDLYGVTASDRVLHICSPSFDPSVFEWMLAAAVGAELVVVPPSILGGAELHSLLSERRVSLAIITPAVLGSMDARGLDDLRLLSVGGDASTSELVGRWAPDRQFFNAYGPTETTIVSTRCELFAGKPVTVGAPVPGVGAVILDHRLQPVPVGVSGELYLTGGALARGYRGRPGLTSDRFVASPFGEPGERMYRTGDVVRWTTGAGGAAGSATDHSIEYVGRSDFQIKVRGYRIELGEIDAALTEHPGVTFAATLGQSMPSGQTALVSYLVADAGVEVAAVTRHVQSRLPSYMVPVSIVLLDEVPLTPVGKLDRGALPVPAFEAKEFRAPVSAAEETVAAVFADVLGVGHVGLDDDFFDLGGNSLIATQVVSRLGAILGARIPVREVFEASTVEALAARAQSLVGDGRPALVAGERPERIPLSLAQQRMWFLNRLEPESAVNNIPVAVRLSGDLDVSALRAAVADVIERHESLRTRYPEDAAGVGYQVVLPIEEALSGWDIGPVAVTSADLLARVTEVAKTRFDVTSEVPLQVRLFAVTPTEHVLALVVHHIAADGVSMGPLVRDVMTAYTARAAGEAPNWAPIAVQYADYALWQRASLGDEADPASVVAKQIAFWNTRLSGIPDQLDLPTDRPRPVQQSYAGATVEAEIDAATHRGLVELGKAYNASSFMVMHAALAVLLARLSRSDDIVVGTPIAGRGEAALDDLVGMFVNTLALRARVDPAEPFTDLLARVRTADLDAFEHDDVPFERLVEVLNPVRSTSRHPLFQVGFSFQNMKLGSLALPGLEVGPLEIDFDLAKFDLHATIVDSTDEQGDPADFAVHFTYATDLFTEETVRRFAHMYARILRAVVADPLTAVGDLAMIDPGERDRALTEWNATEHALDPSLTLVDLFVACVEATPDAPAVVAGGERLTYAEFDARVNRLARRLIAIGVGPESRVVLAMRRSVELLVGMYAISKAGGAYVPIDPDHPADRTGYILETVDPLCVLTTVRDGFEAEPHLPVVYLDTFDGAEFGSGPVADHERTAPLRAANTAYVIFTSGSTGRPKGVAVSHSAIVNQLEWKRHEYGLDGSDASLLKTAATFDLSVWEFWSALTSGGRVVVAAADGHRDPGYLNALMRREGVTTLHVVPSMLQALLGESGDRLPESLRRVLAIGEVLPADTAARVATAGAAELFNLYGPTEAAVSVTAQRVGEVDGSAVPIGGPEWNTRLLVLDDRLRPVPVGVPGELYLAGSQLARGYYGLATLTADRFVADPYGPAGDRMYRTGDVVSWRRDGTLDYVGRADFQVKVRGFRIELGEIEAALRSRDDVAEAVVTVWTDSRAGDRLVAYVVSAASGPLDTAAVESALEEALPSYMVPSVFVELGALPLNVNGKIDRKALPDPVIEAREFRAPATSWEKAVAEAFGEVLGLEQVGLDDDFFELGGNSLVAVTVVAHLRNTADVDVPLQWMFMDPTVASIAARIEAGAAAVPGTTESGGLGVVLPFRESGDQAPLFCIHPITGLSWGFAGLAGYVAEDRPIYGIQSPALSEDTELPATIEQWAARYVEEIRRIQPSGPYHLLGWSMGGSVAYAMAVQLRALGEQVHTLAMLDSYVADPDATVKEDPSLADLLGDFAAQLAGGDVALRDLDAAKVEDILQGLPAPFDQITEGRWDRILDGIRHSSALLERYRPADFDGNVLYFSADLEGEAGVDGWRDSIRGTVDVVSVAVLHREITSPKALEVIGPVLDRYLRA; this is encoded by the coding sequence ACCGATTCGCGCTCACCGCCGAGCGATTCGTCGCCTGCCCGTTCGGTGAGCCCGGTACCCGGATGTACCGCACCGGCGACCTCGTGCGCTGGAACGCGAACCAGCAGCTCGAGTACGTCGGACGCTCCGACTTCCAGGTCAAGATCCGCGGCTTCCGCATCGAGCTCGGTGAGATCGAAGCGGCGCTCACCGACCACGACGACGTCGACTTTGCGGCGGTCCTCGCGCACGAATCGGTCACGGGCAGCAAGGTTCTCGTGGCCTATGTGCGCTACGTCGCTGGGCGCACCGTCGACACTTCGGCGCTGCTCGGGTTCGTGGGCCGATCCCTGCCGCGGCATATGGTGCCGTCAACGGTCATGGTTCTCGACGAGATCCCGCTGACACCCGTGGGCAAGCTGGACCGGCAGGCGTTGCCGGCGCCGGTGTTCGAGGCTCGAGAGTTCCGGGCACCGGTCACTCCGGCGCAGAACCTTGTCGCGTCGGTGTTCGCCGATGTGCTCGATGCCCCGCGGGTGGGACTCGACGACGACTTCTTCGAGCTCGGCGGCAACTCGCTGATCGCGACACAGGTGGTCTCGCGCCTGTCGGCAGCCGTCGATGCACAGATTCCGGTGCGGGCAGTGTTCGAGGCATCCACGGTGGAAGCGCTCGCAGCGCTGGTGTCCGAGCGCACGGGCTCGGGGGCACGTAAGGCGCTGGTGGCAGGTCCGCGCCCCGAGCGGATTCCGTTGTCCCTGGCGCAGCAGCGGCTGTGGTTCCTGAACCGGTTCGATCCCGAATCGTCCGCCTACAACATCCCTCTCGTTCTGCGGATGTCCGGTTCGCTCGATGAGGACGCGCTACAGACCGCGGTCGCGGATGTCGTGGCGCGGCACGAAGTGCTGCGAACTGTCTATCCGACATTCGACGGCGTCTGCTTCCAACAGGTTCTCGAAGTCGGGCTGGGTATCCCGGACCTGGACCCGGCGGATGTTCCCGAAGGCGAGCTGCTCGACCGGGTCACCGACTGGGTCCGGACCCCCTTCGACGTCACGAACGAGGTGCCGTTGCGTGCTCGCCTCTTCCGCCTCGCGGAGGACGACTACGTGCTCGCGGTAGTGGTGCACCACATCGCGGGCGACGGCTTCTCGATGGGCCCACTGTCGCGTGATGTGATGACGGCGTACGCGGCGCGCGCGACCGGTCAGGCACCGGGCTGGGCGCCCCTGCAGGTGCAGTACGCCGACTATGCGCTGTGGCAGCGGGAAGTGCTCGGATCCGACGACGATCCCGACAGTGTGCTGTCCCGCCAGATCGGGTACTGGACGAACGCACTCGCCGGACTTCCCGACGTGCTCGATCTTCCTCTTGATCGTCCCCGGCCGGCGATCGCGTCCGGCCGGGGAGCGACCCGTACCGTGCGCCTGGACGCCGATGTGCATGCGGGGGTGGAGGAGCTCGCCCGGGCACACGGCGCGACGCCGTTCATGGTCGTCCACGCCGCCCTGGCAGTGCTGCTGGCGCGCTACACCGGGACCGGCGACATCGTCGTCGGAACCCCGGTCGCCGGCCGCGGTGAGGCCGCGCTCGACGATCTGATCGGAATGTTCGTCGGAACGCTCGTGTTGCGTGCGGCGGTCGATGACGACCTCGGGTTCGTCGATCTGCTCGCGGCGGTTCGAGACACCGACCTTGCAGCGTTCGAGCACGCCGACCTGCCGTTCGAGCGTCTGGTCGAAGCCGTGGATCCGGTTCGCTCGCAGTCCTACTCGCCCCTGTTTCAGGTGAGCCTGGCGTTCCAGAACCTCGACCGGTCCGCATTCGCCCTGGGCGAGCTGAGCATCGAGGCTGTGGATGCGTCCGTCGCCACGACGCAGTTCGACCTGGACTTCGTGTGCGCCGATCTCCACGACGATTCCGGTCACGCAGCCGGTATCGACGTCCACCTGACCTACGCGACCGACCTGTTCGACGAGCCGACCGCTCGCAGACTCGTCGACGGACTCTCGCGGATCCTGGCGGACGTTGTCGCCCGGCCCGACGTTCGGATCGGATTGCTCGAGATCGAGGATCCGGCCGAGCGCCGCGCCCTCGTCGCGGCGTCCGGTGACGCGGTGCGCGTCGTGGAGCCGGGAACCCTGGTGGACCTGCTCGACGCGCAGGTCGCTGCCCGCCCCGACGCGCCGGCACTGTCGTTCGAGGGGGAGTCGCTGACCTACCGCGAGTTCGACATCCGTGTCAATCGTCTGGCGAGGTTTCTGATCGCGCAGGGTGTGGGCACGGAGTCGCTGGTGGGACTTGCGCTCGAGCGGTCGTTCGAGATGCTGGTGGCAATGTACGCGATCGTCAAGGCCGGCGGCGCGTATGTGCCGATCGATCCGGAACATCCCGCCGAGCGCATCGCCTACGTATCGTCCTCGGCCGCACCGGAGTTGGTGTTGACCACCTCGGCGTACACCGCGGTACTGCCGGACGGGCAGCGGCACGTAGAGCTCGACGGCCTCGAGCTCGACGAGTACGACGCCGCGCCTGTCACCGACGCCGATCGACTGCGGCCGCTACGCGAGACCAACACCGCCTACGTCATCTACACGTCCGGATCGACGGGCCGACCCAAGGGCGTCTCGATCGGCCATGCCGCGATCGTGAATCAGTTGCGCTGGCTCGCGGACGAGTACGCGGTCACTGCTGCGGACCGGATCATGCAGCGCGCCCCGTTCACCTTCGACGTCTCGGTGTGGGAGTGCTTCCTACCGTCGTCGGTCGGTGCGCATCTGGTCATCACCCGGCCCGGCGGACACCGTGAACTGGACTACCTGGCCTCGCTGATGCGCGAGTACCGCATCACTGTGGCCGAGTTCGTGCCGTCGGTGCTGGCGGCGCTGCTGGCCGAGGGGGAGGGCGACGCGCTGGCCTCGCTTCGGCACCTGTTCGCCGGCGGAGAAGAGCTGACCGCCGAGCTGGCCGACGAGCTGCGCGCCCACTGCTCGGGCGCGCTGCACAACACCTACGGTCCGACCGAGGCTGCCATCACCACGACGTACCACGAGCTCACCGGTCCGCCGGGTGCGAGCGTGCCGATCGGACGGCCGGTGTGGAACACGCGGGCTCATGTGCTCGATGCGCGGCTACGTCCGGTGCCGATCGGTGTCGCCGGTGAGCTGTACCTTGCCGGTGCCCAGCTGGCGCGCGGGTACCACCGCCGGGCCGATCTGACGGCCGACCGGTTCGTTGCCAGCCCGTTCGATGCCGGCCGGCGGATGTACCGGACCGGCGACCTGGTGCGGTGGACCAACGAGGGTGAGCTGGTGTACCTGGGCCGTACCGACTTCCAGGTCAAGATCCGCGGATTGCGCATCGAACTCGGCGAGATCGAGTCCGCACTGGCTTCGCAGCCAGGTGTCGCGCAGGCAGCCGTGGTGGCCGTGGCCGACGATCGACTCGTCGGGTATGTCGTGGCGGATCATTCGGTCGGCGATCTCGATGCGTCCGAACTTCGCAGTGCCGCAGCGAGAATGCTGCCGTCGTACATGGTGCCCGCGGCGGTCGTCGTGCTGGCCGAGTTCCCGCTCAGCTCGGCGGGCAAGCTCGACCGGAAGGCGCTACCGGCGCCGGTGTTCGAATCGAAGGCGTTCCGGGAGCCGTCCACGCCGGCCGAGACGATCGTCGCGGGAGTGTTCGCGGATCTACTCGGCGTCGACCGCGTCGGATTGGATGACGACTTCTTCGAGCTCGGTGGCAACTCGCTGGTCGCGACCCAGGTGGTCTCCCGGCTCGGCGCCGCAGTGGACGCCAGGGTGCCGGTGCGAGTGATGTTCGAGGCATCGACGGTGGAGGAGCTCGCGCAGCGGCTGCCCGCGCTGTCCGCGACCGGGGGCCGCGTCCCGCTGGCGCCACAGCCGCGGCCCGAACGGATTCCGTTGTCTCTCGCGCAGCAGCGCATGTGGTTCCTGAACCGGCTCGATCCGGACTCCGCCGTCAACAACGTGCCGATCGCGATCCGCTTGTCGGGGAACCTCGATGTCGAGGCTCTCCGCGCGGCGATGCTCGATGTGGTGCAGCGGCACGAGTCGCTGCGCACCTACTACCCGCAGATCGACGGTGTCGGATTCCAGGAGATCGTTCCGGCGGACGGCGCCGTGACGCTGACGGTCGAGCACGTGACGGAGTCGGAGACGGTCGCGCGGGTCGCGGAGCTGGTGACAACCGGATTCGATGTCACCGCGACGGTTCCCGTCCGGGCCGCGGTGCTGGAGATCGCCGAGACCGAGAGAGTTCTGGTTCTCGTGCTCCACCACATTGCGGCGGACGGCTTCTCCATGGGGCCGCTGACCCGGGATGTGATGACGGCGTACGCCGTCCGCTCGGCTGGTGCGGCCCCGCAGTGGGCCCCGATGCCGGTGCAGTACGCCGACTACGCGCTGTGGCAGCGCACGGCACTCGGCTCGGAGGACGATCCGGAATCGACGATCGCGAAGCAGGTCGGCTACTGGCGGACGGCCCTCACGGGCCTGCCGGACCAGCTGGACCTGCCCACCGATCGCCCGCGACCCGCGATCGCATCCAATCGTGGTGCCACGTACGAGTTCTCTATCGACGCGGCATTGGCGTCGGCAGTCGACGGGCTGGCCCGGAAGCACGGCGCCACTCCGTTCATGGTGGTCCACGCAGCACTGGCGGTGTTGCTCGCCCGGCTCAGCGGCACCACGGACATCGCGATCGGCACCCCCGTCGCGGGCCGTGGTGAGGCCGAGCTCGACGACCTCATCGGCATGTTCGTCAACACCCTCGTCCTGCGCGCCGATGTCCGCGGAGACCGCCCGTTCGCCGAACTGCTCGCACAGGTACGCGCGTCCGATCTCGCGGCCTTCGAGCACGCCGATGTGCCATTCGAGCGGCTCGTGGAGGTACTCAACCCGGAGCGCTCCCAGGCTCGGCACCCACTGTTCCAGGTGGCGTTGGCTTTCCAGAGTATCGAGCAGCCATCGCTGGAGCTGCCCGGGTTGACGGTGTCGGGGGTCGACTTCGACGTCGCACTGGCCAAGTTCGATCTCCAGGTGACGGTCGCGGACACCGTCGACGCGGACACGGCGCAGACGGGCATGGTCGTCGCATTGACCTACGCGACCGATCTGTTCGACGAGTCGTCGATGCGGCTCTTCGGTGAGCGGTTCGTGCGGATTCTCGAATCGGTGGCCGCGGACGCGGCACGGCCGGTAGGCGACCTCGAGCTCCTCTCAGTCGTGGAACGTGACCAGCTCACCCGCATCGCGGGTCCCGCCGTCCCGCATCGGGAGACGTTGGCCGGCATCCTCACCCGGAGCGCGTCGTCCAACCCGGACGGTGCCGCGCTCAGTTGTGATGCGACCACGTTGACCTACCGCGAGCTGGACGAGCGGTCGAGCACCCTGGCTCGTGAGCTGATTGCCGCGGGCGTCGGCCCGGAAAGTGTCGTGGCGCTGAGTTTTCCGCGTTCGTGGGAGATGGTGCTGTGCGTCTGGGCTGTCGCGAAGACCGGGGCCGCGTTCGTGCCCGTCGATCCGACCTATCCGTCCGACCGGGTCTCGCACATGGTGACCGACTCGGGGGCCGTGCTCGGTATCGCGGCCGACACCGGGGCACTGCCCGAGGCGGTGCAGTGGTGGTCGCTCCACGACCTCGAGCGGCAGGCCGCGGCGCAGGGTCGATCGGCTGAGCCGGTCGGCGATGCCGATCGCACTGCGCCGCTGCGCCTCGATCACGTTGCATACGTGATCTACACGTCGGGCTCGACGGGGCGTCCCAAGGGGGTCGCGGTGACGCACCGGGGTCTTTCGGGTCTGGTGGACCAGTCGGTCGATCTCTACGGCGTGACGGCGTCCGACCGGGTGCTGCACATCTGTAGTCCGAGCTTCGACCCGTCGGTGTTCGAGTGGATGCTGGCGGCCGCGGTCGGTGCCGAACTCGTCGTGGTGCCGCCGTCGATCCTCGGTGGTGCGGAACTGCATTCGCTGCTCAGCGAGCGCCGCGTGAGCCTCGCGATCATCACCCCCGCGGTCCTGGGGTCGATGGATGCCCGAGGACTCGACGATCTGCGGCTGTTGTCGGTCGGCGGCGACGCCTCCACCAGCGAACTGGTGGGCCGGTGGGCGCCGGATCGGCAGTTCTTCAATGCGTACGGGCCCACCGAGACCACGATCGTCTCGACTCGATGCGAGTTGTTCGCCGGCAAGCCGGTCACCGTGGGGGCCCCGGTTCCGGGAGTCGGTGCCGTCATCCTGGACCACCGCCTCCAACCAGTACCCGTCGGTGTGTCCGGCGAGCTCTACCTCACCGGAGGCGCGCTCGCCCGCGGATATCGGGGTCGCCCGGGGCTGACCTCGGATCGCTTCGTCGCCAGCCCGTTCGGCGAGCCGGGTGAGCGAATGTACCGGACCGGTGACGTCGTCCGCTGGACCACTGGGGCGGGCGGAGCTGCGGGGAGTGCCACCGACCATTCGATCGAGTACGTCGGCCGCTCCGATTTCCAGATCAAGGTGCGTGGCTACCGCATCGAGCTCGGCGAGATCGATGCGGCCCTCACCGAGCACCCCGGCGTGACCTTCGCGGCGACGCTGGGGCAGTCGATGCCGTCGGGGCAGACGGCGCTCGTCTCCTACCTCGTTGCCGACGCGGGCGTCGAGGTCGCGGCGGTGACCCGGCATGTGCAGTCGAGGCTGCCGTCGTACATGGTGCCCGTATCGATCGTGCTCCTCGACGAGGTGCCGCTGACCCCGGTCGGCAAGCTCGACCGCGGGGCGCTGCCGGTACCTGCCTTCGAGGCCAAGGAGTTCCGGGCACCCGTATCCGCAGCCGAGGAGACCGTTGCGGCGGTGTTCGCGGACGTCCTGGGCGTCGGTCACGTCGGATTGGATGACGACTTCTTCGATCTGGGCGGAAACTCGCTGATCGCGACCCAGGTTGTGTCGCGGCTCGGCGCGATCCTCGGTGCCCGGATCCCGGTCCGTGAGGTCTTCGAGGCTTCGACGGTGGAAGCTCTCGCCGCCCGCGCACAGTCGCTCGTCGGCGACGGCCGCCCCGCGCTGGTCGCGGGGGAGCGGCCGGAGCGGATTCCGCTGTCGCTCGCACAGCAGCGGATGTGGTTCCTCAACCGACTCGAGCCCGAATCTGCGGTCAACAACATTCCGGTCGCGGTTCGACTGTCCGGCGACCTGGACGTGTCGGCGCTGCGCGCCGCGGTCGCGGACGTCATCGAGCGCCACGAATCGCTCCGGACGAGGTACCCCGAGGACGCTGCCGGCGTCGGGTATCAGGTTGTCCTCCCGATCGAGGAGGCGCTGTCCGGTTGGGACATCGGGCCGGTCGCCGTCACCTCCGCGGACCTGCTCGCCCGCGTCACCGAGGTGGCGAAGACCCGGTTCGACGTCACATCCGAGGTGCCGCTGCAGGTGCGACTCTTCGCGGTCACGCCGACGGAACACGTCCTTGCGCTCGTGGTGCATCACATCGCTGCCGACGGTGTGTCGATGGGTCCGCTCGTCCGGGACGTCATGACGGCGTACACCGCGCGTGCTGCAGGCGAGGCTCCGAACTGGGCGCCGATCGCGGTCCAGTACGCGGATTACGCGCTGTGGCAGCGGGCCTCGCTCGGCGACGAGGCCGACCCCGCTTCGGTGGTTGCCAAGCAGATCGCATTCTGGAACACCCGGCTGTCCGGAATCCCGGATCAGCTCGACCTGCCCACCGATCGTCCTCGTCCCGTGCAGCAGTCGTACGCGGGCGCGACGGTCGAAGCCGAGATCGATGCCGCAACGCACCGCGGTCTGGTCGAGCTGGGCAAGGCGTACAACGCGAGTTCGTTCATGGTCATGCATGCCGCGCTCGCCGTCCTGCTGGCGCGCCTGTCCCGATCGGACGACATCGTGGTCGGAACCCCGATCGCGGGGCGCGGCGAGGCGGCCCTCGACGACCTGGTGGGTATGTTCGTGAACACGCTCGCGCTCCGGGCCCGGGTCGATCCGGCGGAGCCGTTCACCGATCTGCTGGCTCGTGTACGGACGGCGGATCTCGATGCCTTCGAGCACGACGACGTTCCGTTCGAGCGTCTCGTCGAGGTGCTCAACCCGGTTCGCTCGACGTCCCGGCATCCGCTGTTCCAGGTCGGATTCTCGTTCCAGAACATGAAACTCGGGTCCCTCGCCCTACCGGGGCTCGAGGTCGGGCCGCTCGAGATCGACTTCGATCTCGCCAAGTTCGATCTGCACGCGACCATCGTCGACAGCACCGACGAGCAGGGCGATCCGGCCGATTTCGCGGTCCATTTCACCTACGCGACCGATCTCTTCACCGAGGAGACGGTGCGGCGGTTCGCCCACATGTACGCCCGGATCCTGCGCGCCGTCGTCGCGGACCCGCTCACTGCGGTCGGCGATCTCGCCATGATCGATCCGGGTGAACGTGATCGGGCGCTGACCGAATGGAACGCCACCGAGCACGCGCTCGACCCGAGTCTGACGCTCGTCGACCTCTTCGTCGCATGTGTCGAGGCCACTCCGGATGCTCCGGCTGTCGTCGCCGGGGGAGAGCGTCTCACCTATGCCGAGTTCGATGCGCGAGTCAACCGTCTCGCGCGCCGGCTGATCGCGATAGGTGTCGGACCGGAGTCCCGGGTGGTGCTGGCGATGCGCCGCTCCGTCGAACTGCTCGTCGGGATGTACGCAATCTCGAAGGCAGGCGGCGCGTACGTGCCGATCGACCCGGACCATCCCGCAGACCGGACCGGATACATCCTCGAGACCGTAGACCCACTCTGTGTGTTGACCACCGTGCGTGACGGTTTCGAGGCCGAACCGCATCTTCCCGTCGTGTATCTCGACACCTTCGACGGCGCCGAGTTCGGTTCCGGCCCGGTCGCGGATCACGAGCGGACCGCGCCGCTGCGCGCTGCGAACACCGCCTACGTGATCTTCACGTCCGGATCGACGGGCCGCCCCAAGGGTGTTGCGGTGAGCCATTCGGCGATCGTCAACCAACTCGAGTGGAAACGTCACGAGTACGGGCTGGACGGGTCGGACGCGTCATTGCTGAAGACCGCGGCGACGTTCGACCTGTCGGTGTGGGAGTTCTGGTCTGCCCTGACGTCCGGCGGACGCGTGGTCGTCGCTGCTGCAGACGGTCACCGCGACCCCGGTTATCTCAACGCCCTCATGCGGCGCGAGGGTGTCACGACGCTGCACGTCGTACCGTCGATGTTGCAGGCACTGCTCGGCGAGTCGGGCGATCGGCTGCCCGAATCGCTGCGCCGCGTTCTCGCGATCGGCGAGGTGCTGCCTGCGGACACTGCGGCCCGGGTTGCCACTGCCGGTGCGGCCGAGCTGTTCAACCTCTACGGGCCCACCGAGGCCGCGGTGTCGGTGACCGCGCAGCGGGTCGGCGAGGTGGACGGTTCCGCGGTTCCGATCGGCGGTCCCGAATGGAACACCCGCTTGCTCGTGCTCGACGACCGTCTCCGTCCGGTGCCGGTCGGTGTCCCCGGCGAGCTGTATCTGGCCGGTTCGCAGCTGGCCCGGGGCTACTACGGTCTCGCGACGCTCACCGCCGACCGGTTCGTGGCCGACCCGTACGGTCCTGCAGGCGACCGGATGTACCGCACCGGAGACGTGGTGTCCTGGCGCCGCGACGGCACGCTCGACTACGTCGGGCGAGCCGATTTCCAGGTGAAGGTCCGTGGCTTCCGGATCGAGCTGGGGGAGATCGAGGCCGCACTGCGGTCGCGGGACGACGTCGCCGAGGCCGTGGTCACGGTGTGGACCGATTCGCGGGCCGGTGACCGTCTCGTCGCCTACGTCGTATCGGCCGCATCCGGCCCGCTCGACACCGCAGCGGTCGAATCGGCACTGGAGGAGGCATTGCCGTCGTACATGGTGCCGTCGGTGTTCGTCGAACTTGGGGCGCTCCCGCTGAACGTGAACGGCAAGATCGACCGAAAGGCGCTACCGGACCCGGTGATCGAGGCCCGCGAGTTCCGTGCACCCGCGACGTCGTGGGAGAAGGCGGTTGCCGAGGCCTTCGGCGAGGTGCTCGGGCTCGAACAGGTCGGTCTCGACGACGACTTCTTCGAACTCGGCGGCAACTCGCTCGTCGCTGTCACCGTAGTCGCCCACTTGCGCAACACGGCCGATGTCGATGTCCCATTGCAGTGGATGTTCATGGATCCGACGGTCGCGAGCATCGCGGCCCGCATCGAAGCCGGTGCCGCGGCCGTGCCGGGCACCACCGAATCTGGCGGACTCGGCGTCGTGCTGCCCTTCCGCGAGTCGGGTGACCAGGCCCCGCTGTTCTGCATCCATCCGATAACCGGACTGTCCTGGGGATTTGCCGGTCTGGCCGGTTACGTCGCCGAAGACCGCCCGATCTACGGAATCCAGTCGCCGGCGCTGAGCGAGGACACCGAGCTGCCGGCCACGATCGAGCAGTGGGCGGCGCGGTATGTCGAGGAGATCCGCCGCATTCAGCCGAGCGGCCCCTACCATCTGCTCGGGTGGTCGATGGGCGGGTCGGTGGCCTACGCGATGGCCGTGCAACTGCGTGCGCTGGGGGAACAGGTACACACCCTCGCGATGCTCGACAGCTACGTCGCTGATCCCGATGCCACCGTCAAGGAGGATCCGTCGCTGGCCGACCTGCTCGGTGATTTCGCAGCGCAACTCGCCGGTGGAGACGTCGCTCTACGGGACCTCGATGCGGCGAAGGTCGAGGACATCCTGCAGGGTCTGCCCGCACCGTTCGATCAGATCACCGAAGGGCGTTGGGACCGGATCCTGGACGGGATCCGGCACTCGTCGGCCCTGCTGGAGCGGTATCGTCCGGCCGACTTCGACGGAAACGTACTGTACTTCAGTGCGGATCTGGAGGGGGAGGCGGGCGTAGACGGATGGCGGGACTCGATCCGCGGGACCGTCGACGTGGTTTCCGTGGCCGTCCTGCATCGCGAGATCACCTCGCCGAAGGCGCTCGAGGTGATCGGACCCGTACTCGACAGGTACCTGCGCGCCTGA